From the genome of Dryobates pubescens isolate bDryPub1 chromosome 5, bDryPub1.pri, whole genome shotgun sequence, one region includes:
- the COCH gene encoding cochlin produces MGTPSPASAPSFPPAPATLARPSAHAPRERFKAGAAAGGCPVLRCSLRLSTPAVCGPRSHVAHAPFPRWVPRGAARGQRGGHGASPRPAPCLFAGAFLLFSPVRGSDGSASTAITCYTRGLDLRKETTDVLCPANCPLWQFYVFGDGVYASLSSVCGAAIHSGVITSAGGAVRVQTLPGQENYPAVNANGIQSQVLARWASSFSVTGTKNTALEAVGRAVSTARPSTGKRPKKLLDKKAGNKDCKADIAFLIDGSYNIGQRRFNLQKNFVGKVAMMLGIGTEGPHVGVVQASEYPKIEFNLKNFTAAKEVLFAIKELGFRGGNSNTGKALKHTAQKFFSSESGARKGIPKIIVVFLDGWPSDDIEEAGIVAREFGVNVFIVSVAKPTTEELGMVQDIGFVDKAVCRSNGFFSYQMPTWFGTTKYVKPLVQKLCSHEQMLCSKTCYNSVNIAFLIDGSSSIGDSNFRLVLEFISNVAKAFEISDIGSKIAAVQFTYDQRTEFSFTDYTTKEKVLLAIRNIRYMSGGTATGDAISFTTRNVFGPMKDSPNKNFLVVLTDGQSYDDVRGPAAAAQKAGITVFSVGVAWAPLDDLKDMASEPRESHTFFTREFTGLEQMVPDIIRGICKDFLESRQ; encoded by the exons ATGGGGACGCCCAGTCCCGCGTcggctccctccttccctcccgcCCCGGCCACCCTCGCTCGTCCCAGTGCTCATGCGCCCCGGGAGAGGTTTAAAGCGGGCGCGGCGGCTGGC GGTTGCCCTGTGCTGCGCTGTTCTCTTCGGCTCTCGACTCCCGCAGTGTGCGGGCCCCGCAGCCATGTGGCTCACGCCCCTTTTCCTCGGTGGGTACCACGGGGAGCGGCTCGGGGCCAGCGGGGCGGGCACGGAGCATCGCCCCGACCCGCTCCCTGTCTGTTCGCAGGCgctttcctgctcttcagccCCGTGCGCGGGAGCGACGGCTCGG cttCCACTGCTATCACATGCTATACAAGaggacttgatcttagaaaggAGACAACAGATGTCCTTTGCCCAGCAAACTGTCCTTTGTGGCAATTTTATGTCTTTGGGGATGGAGTTTATGCCTCTCTTTCCAGTGTCTGTGGAGCTGCCATACACAG TGGGGTGATCAccagtgcaggaggagctgtAAGGGTGCAGACTCTTCCAGGACAGGAGAACTACCCTGCTGTAAATGCTAATGGGATCCAGTCTCAAGTGCTTGCTAGATGGGCTTCATCTTTCTCTGTGACTG GTACCAAGAACACAGCACTTGAAGCAGTTGGGCGAGCCGTGTCAACAGCACGTCCTTCTACAG gtAAACGACCTAAGAAGCTGCTTGATAAAAAGGCTGGAAACAAAG ACTGTAAAGCTGACATTGCATTTCTCATTGATGGAAGTTACAATATTGGCCAACGCAGATTCAACTTGCAGAAAAACTTTGTTGGAAAAGTAGCCATGATGTTGGGGATTGGCACAGAAGGGCCTCATGTTGGAGTTGTACAAGCCAG TGAATATCCCAAAATTGAATTCAATCTGAAAAATTTCACTGCTGCAAAAGAAGTCTTATTTGCCATAAAAGAACTAGGCTTCAGGGGAGGCAATTCTAATACAG GGAAAGCTTTGAAGCACACAGCTCAGAAATTCTTCTCTTCAGAAAGCGGAGCACGCAAAGGAATTCCCAAGATCATTGTAGTATTCTTAGATGGCTGGCCCTCAGATGATATAGAAGAAGCTGGCATAGTGGCCAGAGAATTTGGAGTCAATGTATTCATTGTATCTGTAGCAAAACCCACAAcagaggagctgggaatggTACAAGACATTGGGTTTGTTGACAAA GCTGTCTGTCGAAGTAACGGCTTCTTCTCTTACCAAATGCCCACCTGGTTTGGCACCACCAAATACGTGAAGCCTCTCGTCCAAAAGCTGTGTTCCCACGAGCAGATGCTGTGTAGCAAGACGTGCTACAACTCCGTCAACATCGCTTTCTTGATAGACGGGTCCAGCAGCATTGGAGACAGCAACTTCCGCCTCGTGCTGGAATTCATCAGTAACGTTGCAAAGGCTTTTGAGATCTCCGACATCGGCTCCAAGATTGCAGCTGTGCAGTTCACGTACGACCAGCGTACCGAGTTCAGCTTCACCGACTACACCACGAAAGAAAAGGTCCTCTTGGCGATCCGGAACATTCGCTACATGAGTGGTGGCACTGCCACTGGCGATGCCATTTCCTTCACGACCAGAAATGTCTTTGGGCCGATGAAAGACAGCCCTAACAAAAATTTCCTCGTTGTTTTGACCGATGGTCAGTCTTATGATGATGTTAgagggcctgctgctgctgcccagaaagCAG gaatAACAGTCTTCTCTGTTGGTGTTGCCTGGGCACCTCTGGATGATCTGAAGGACATGGCATCTGAACCAAGAGAATCTCATACTTTCTTCACTAGGGAGTTCACAGGATTAGAACAGATGGTCCCTGATATTATTAGAGGCATCTGTAAAGACTTTTTGGAATCTAGACAATAA